In a single window of the Pyrococcus sp. NA2 genome:
- a CDS encoding CPBP family intramembrane glutamic endopeptidase, with protein sequence MERWMKGVLGVVILNFITLSMFHALHRKIGWVPLGLMSFALLYLLIRLSGYSGEELGLGGGFDLRFHIFLPLFAMLLNFLWIVPLGIGINTFGKPLKVALLIYIAMLIKYLVFVALYEELMWRGLFQVALEDKLGRGWKVVLVTAFLFALSHLTLRPSFWRFYNPFLLGITYSVYRWKFRRIEGLVLAHGLGDFLDRITTIEKVDWLTKTPQGIVYLISTFTVTQMFLVFMYLKIAERVDVGKEVLG encoded by the coding sequence ATGGAACGATGGATGAAGGGAGTGCTTGGTGTTGTAATCCTCAACTTTATAACCCTGTCGATGTTCCATGCCCTTCACCGCAAGATAGGATGGGTGCCGCTTGGACTGATGTCCTTTGCACTCCTCTATCTCCTCATCCGGCTCTCAGGCTACAGCGGAGAGGAGCTCGGCCTCGGCGGGGGCTTTGACCTAAGGTTCCATATCTTTCTGCCATTGTTTGCCATGCTACTGAACTTTCTCTGGATTGTTCCCCTGGGGATTGGCATAAACACCTTTGGAAAGCCGCTGAAGGTGGCTCTTTTAATATACATCGCGATGCTGATAAAATACCTTGTCTTCGTGGCTTTATACGAGGAGCTGATGTGGAGGGGACTCTTCCAGGTCGCCCTTGAGGATAAGCTTGGTAGGGGCTGGAAGGTAGTGCTTGTAACGGCCTTCCTCTTTGCCTTGAGCCACCTAACACTCAGGCCAAGCTTCTGGAGATTCTATAATCCCTTTCTTCTTGGAATCACCTACAGCGTATACCGGTGGAAGTTCAGGAGGATCGAAGGGCTGGTGTTAGCGCATGGACTCGGAGACTTCCTGGACAGGATAACGACGATTGAAAAGGTGGACTGGTTAACGAAAACTCCTCAGGGAATAGTTTACCTAATAAGTACGTTCACTGTAACCCAGATGTTTTTGGTCTTCATGTACCTAAAGATTGCTGAAAGGGTTGATGTTGGAAAGGAGGTGTTAGGATGA
- a CDS encoding ATP-binding protein produces MNLEEVIVEFQKLGIPEVKRRELELPTNLSQAIVVFGLRRTGKTHLLYQTMLSLMEKGLPMERLFYINFEDNRLEGITGKDLSKIVELYYKHNPDADTMYLFLDEVQNVPGWEKFVRRLLERKNARVFITGSSSKLLSKEIATSLRGRSLSFKLFPLSFREFLVFKRFEFREPLIEPERGKIKRYLEEYVEYGGFPEIVDYPPLLKIRTLQEYLDLIIYKDLIERYGIEKTGAMKGLIRVIVRNFARRTSIRKLHGMLSSLGLSLSRGKVYEYFSYLEDIGFVIPVRRFHFSEVESLRSIPKLYIADVGFPTVFGVKDIGHRMENIVALELLRRKHYREPRLNIAYWMDTKGEVDFVVSLGFEVRELIQVSYDVDDPETKRREVEALLRAAKTLKCDNLTVITWDYEAVETHGGKTIKFVPLWMWLLGLEQG; encoded by the coding sequence GTGAACCTTGAAGAGGTCATCGTCGAGTTCCAAAAGCTTGGAATCCCTGAGGTTAAGAGGCGTGAGCTGGAGCTCCCTACGAATTTGAGCCAGGCAATTGTTGTTTTTGGGCTTAGAAGGACTGGAAAGACCCACCTGCTTTATCAAACTATGCTCTCCCTCATGGAAAAGGGATTGCCCATGGAGAGGCTGTTCTACATCAACTTCGAGGACAACAGGCTCGAAGGCATCACTGGAAAGGACCTTTCGAAAATCGTTGAGCTATACTACAAGCACAACCCAGACGCCGATACCATGTACCTCTTTCTCGATGAGGTTCAGAACGTCCCTGGCTGGGAGAAGTTCGTGAGGAGGTTGCTTGAGAGAAAAAACGCAAGAGTATTCATCACGGGTTCGTCCTCAAAGCTTCTCTCGAAGGAAATCGCGACTTCCCTGAGGGGGAGAAGCCTGAGCTTCAAACTCTTCCCTCTCTCCTTCCGCGAGTTTCTTGTCTTTAAGAGATTTGAGTTCAGGGAACCGCTCATAGAGCCGGAGAGGGGGAAAATAAAGAGATATCTCGAAGAGTACGTCGAATACGGTGGTTTTCCAGAGATAGTGGATTATCCACCCCTCCTCAAGATAAGAACTCTCCAGGAGTACCTTGACCTCATAATATACAAGGACTTGATCGAGAGGTACGGGATTGAAAAAACTGGTGCGATGAAGGGGCTCATAAGAGTCATAGTCCGCAACTTCGCGAGGAGAACCTCAATAAGAAAACTGCACGGAATGCTCTCGTCGCTCGGCTTGAGCCTTAGCAGGGGCAAGGTCTACGAGTACTTCTCTTACCTTGAGGACATAGGGTTCGTAATACCTGTTAGGAGGTTTCACTTCAGCGAGGTTGAGTCCCTCAGGAGCATTCCCAAGCTCTATATCGCTGACGTTGGGTTCCCAACGGTCTTCGGGGTTAAGGACATCGGCCACAGGATGGAGAACATAGTGGCCCTTGAGCTCCTCAGGAGGAAGCACTACCGGGAGCCTAGGCTTAACATCGCTTACTGGATGGACACAAAGGGAGAGGTTGATTTCGTCGTCTCGCTCGGTTTTGAAGTTAGGGAGTTGATCCAGGTGAGCTATGACGTTGATGACCCCGAGACAAAGCGGAGGGAAGTAGAAGCGCTCCTGAGGGCCGCTAAAACCCTGAAGTGTGACAACCTAACGGTAATCACGTGGGACTACGAGGCAGTTGAAACGCATGGGGGGAAAACAATAAAGTTCGTCCCGCTGTGGATGTGGCTCCTGGGGTTGGAACAGGGCTAA
- a CDS encoding carbon-nitrogen hydrolase family protein, giving the protein MIVTLIPMRVETGNFEVNWSEFERRFEEALRYNPDFVVFPEYCLTGFEEWDFSGAKLYEEILERVSKLARENSVYVIIGLLEPYKNYIYNSSLLIGRNGEVLLKHRKFQEPYKFCTGNTVRTAKTEFGKVAMVICGDLYNKRILKWVKKKRPDYLFVPMEYSPEYGEPNEEDINAMTDRVKLLGVKTFIVNSFPPGGAWVFSSDGRLLAFAKGQELLVWEEKTFKRH; this is encoded by the coding sequence ATGATAGTTACATTAATCCCGATGCGCGTTGAAACTGGTAACTTCGAGGTCAACTGGAGTGAGTTTGAGCGCAGGTTTGAGGAAGCCTTGCGCTATAATCCAGACTTCGTGGTCTTTCCCGAGTATTGCCTTACGGGCTTCGAGGAGTGGGATTTTTCTGGGGCGAAACTTTACGAGGAGATACTCGAGAGGGTGAGCAAACTGGCAAGGGAAAACAGCGTTTACGTAATCATCGGTTTGCTAGAGCCATATAAAAACTACATCTACAACTCATCCTTATTAATCGGCCGGAACGGAGAGGTTCTCCTCAAGCACCGCAAGTTCCAGGAGCCTTACAAGTTCTGCACGGGAAACACGGTGAGAACTGCAAAAACGGAGTTTGGAAAAGTTGCAATGGTTATATGCGGCGACCTCTACAACAAGCGCATTTTGAAGTGGGTCAAAAAGAAAAGGCCCGACTACCTCTTCGTGCCAATGGAGTACTCGCCAGAATACGGGGAGCCAAATGAAGAGGACATCAATGCAATGACGGATAGGGTTAAGCTTCTGGGCGTCAAGACATTCATCGTTAATAGCTTTCCACCTGGAGGGGCCTGGGTATTCAGCTCTGACGGCAGGTTGTTGGCCTTTGCCAAGGGACAGGAGCTACTGGTTTGGGAAGAAAAAACTTTCAAAAGGCATTGA
- a CDS encoding nitroreductase family protein, with the protein MRVLELAKRRKTVRQFLPDKPPREDILRAIEAAKEAPSGMNAQPWKFVVIDDEGLKSRIREICEREEKKFYSKTKGELMRWLNERGFTPEKPFLSEAPYLILVFGYTKAPYWLQSTWIAVGYLLLALEELGLGTVTYTPPNPKPVEELLKVPSDYKLQTILPVGYPADPKPKYERKELEEVVSFNAF; encoded by the coding sequence ATGCGCGTTCTCGAGTTGGCAAAGAGGAGGAAAACTGTGAGGCAGTTCCTACCCGATAAGCCCCCAAGAGAGGACATTTTAAGGGCCATAGAAGCGGCAAAGGAAGCTCCAAGTGGTATGAATGCCCAGCCTTGGAAGTTCGTGGTCATCGACGACGAGGGGCTGAAGAGCAGGATAAGGGAAATATGCGAGAGGGAAGAGAAGAAGTTCTACTCAAAGACGAAAGGTGAGCTCATGAGGTGGCTCAACGAAAGAGGGTTCACGCCTGAGAAGCCATTCCTAAGCGAGGCCCCATACCTAATCCTCGTCTTTGGCTATACCAAAGCACCGTACTGGCTCCAGTCAACGTGGATAGCGGTAGGATACCTTTTACTGGCCCTTGAAGAGCTCGGCCTTGGGACGGTGACATACACCCCGCCGAATCCAAAACCTGTTGAGGAGCTTCTAAAAGTGCCCAGTGATTATAAGCTTCAGACAATTCTACCCGTAGGCTATCCAGCAGACCCAAAGCCAAAATACGAGAGAAAAGAGCTTGAGGAGGTTGTGAGCTTCAATGCCTTTTGA
- a CDS encoding carboxypeptidase M32, whose translation MEVFKNETIKEILQKYRRIWALGHAQSVLGWDLEVNMPKEGIMERSVAQGELSVLSQELLLRPEFVELVEKAKGIEDLNEYERGVVRVLDRQIRIMKSFPPEFLREVSETTSMATKAWEEAKAKDDFSKFEPWLDKIISLAKKAADYLGYEEEPYDALLDLYEEGLRTRDVERMFSTLEKELRPLLEKILEEGKVPREHPLEKEKYEKEWMEKVNIWVLEKFGFPLGVRARLDVSAHPFTTEFGIRDVRITTRYEGFDFRRTLLSTIHEFGHALYELQQDERFMFTPIAGGVSLGVHESQSRFWENIIGRSREFVELIYPVLKENLPFLDGYSEEDVYLYFNIVRPDFIRTEADVVTYNFHILLRFKLERLMVSEEVKAKDLPEMWNEEMERLLGIRPKTYREGILQDIHWAHGSIGYFPTYSIGTILSAQLYYHIKKDIKDFEEKVRQGDFEPIKAWLREKIHRWGSIYPPKELIRRAIGEDMDAEYFVKWIRERYL comes from the coding sequence ATGGAAGTCTTCAAGAACGAAACTATTAAGGAAATTCTCCAGAAGTACAGGAGAATTTGGGCTTTAGGACATGCTCAAAGCGTTCTGGGCTGGGACTTGGAGGTTAACATGCCAAAGGAAGGGATAATGGAGAGGTCAGTGGCCCAGGGAGAGCTGTCTGTTTTGTCCCAGGAGTTGCTCTTAAGGCCAGAGTTCGTTGAGCTCGTTGAGAAGGCCAAGGGAATAGAAGACCTAAACGAATACGAGAGGGGAGTTGTAAGGGTTCTCGATAGACAGATAAGGATAATGAAATCGTTCCCACCTGAGTTCCTAAGAGAGGTCAGCGAAACAACTTCAATGGCAACCAAGGCTTGGGAGGAAGCTAAGGCTAAGGACGACTTCTCGAAGTTTGAGCCATGGCTCGACAAGATAATAAGCCTGGCAAAGAAAGCTGCAGATTATCTGGGATACGAAGAGGAGCCCTATGATGCCCTTCTCGACCTATACGAGGAAGGTCTTAGGACGAGAGATGTTGAGAGGATGTTCTCAACCTTGGAGAAGGAGCTCAGGCCACTGCTCGAGAAGATACTTGAGGAGGGAAAGGTTCCCAGGGAGCACCCACTCGAGAAGGAGAAGTACGAGAAGGAGTGGATGGAGAAGGTCAACATCTGGGTTCTTGAGAAGTTTGGATTTCCACTTGGGGTTAGGGCCAGATTAGATGTTTCAGCTCATCCATTCACAACTGAGTTTGGAATAAGGGACGTTAGGATAACAACGAGATACGAGGGATTTGACTTTAGAAGAACTTTGCTGAGCACGATTCACGAGTTTGGCCACGCACTTTACGAGCTTCAGCAAGATGAGAGGTTCATGTTCACTCCAATAGCTGGAGGAGTCTCCCTGGGTGTTCACGAGAGCCAGTCAAGGTTCTGGGAGAACATAATAGGGAGAAGCAGGGAGTTCGTTGAGCTGATATATCCAGTTCTAAAGGAGAATCTTCCCTTCCTAGACGGTTACAGTGAAGAGGACGTTTATCTTTACTTCAACATCGTTCGTCCAGATTTCATAAGGACTGAAGCAGACGTTGTAACTTACAACTTCCACATCCTCCTCAGGTTCAAGCTCGAGAGGCTGATGGTGAGCGAGGAGGTAAAAGCCAAGGATCTGCCGGAGATGTGGAACGAGGAGATGGAGAGGCTACTTGGCATAAGGCCAAAGACATACAGGGAGGGAATACTTCAGGACATTCACTGGGCCCACGGGAGCATAGGCTACTTCCCAACCTACAGCATAGGAACCATACTCTCAGCACAGCTGTACTATCACATAAAGAAGGACATAAAGGACTTTGAGGAGAAGGTTAGGCAAGGAGACTTTGAGCCAATTAAAGCCTGGCTTAGAGAGAAGATACACCGCTGGGGTAGCATATATCCACCAAAGGAACTAATAAGGAGGGCAATCGGCGAAGACATGGATGCGGAGTATTTCGTGAAGTGGATAAGGGAGAGATACCTTTGA
- a CDS encoding ATP-binding protein, whose amino-acid sequence MFFDRERELKWLLKFVSTEPNLITFIYGPINSGKSSLMVEFIKRLPEEYVTFYINLRGRFIRSEDFIKVLFSVKDGSLKDLLGELLRTGLSYGGIPVPERILKKLLEDENEDPFLFLENYFRSLVEKEKKPVLILDELQVIGDLKLDGPLIYRLFNFFVRLAKETHLSHVFLVTSDSLFIERIYNEAMLQGRAEYFLVDDFEREIALEFLRYQGLNDEEAELIWNYFGGKPVYLVEAPKHKDELRKWCERMLRLRVQSLNALIHGKRNLVNLLKKSEDNESIPFDGRIDRALKELIRANVLFIDPLNGIVRPQGRLELLAIREVLK is encoded by the coding sequence ATGTTCTTTGACAGGGAGCGAGAGTTGAAATGGCTATTGAAGTTCGTTTCAACTGAGCCAAATTTAATCACCTTCATTTATGGACCGATTAATAGCGGAAAATCATCCCTAATGGTTGAGTTCATTAAGAGGCTTCCCGAAGAGTACGTGACCTTCTACATAAACCTGCGGGGGAGGTTCATAAGAAGTGAGGATTTCATAAAGGTTCTCTTTAGCGTTAAGGATGGCTCATTGAAAGATCTATTAGGTGAACTTCTAAGGACTGGGCTATCTTATGGAGGAATTCCAGTTCCAGAAAGGATACTCAAAAAGCTTCTCGAGGATGAAAACGAAGATCCCTTCCTCTTTCTTGAGAATTACTTTAGGAGTCTTGTGGAAAAGGAGAAAAAGCCAGTTTTAATCCTCGATGAACTCCAGGTAATTGGTGATTTAAAGCTTGATGGCCCATTGATTTATAGGCTCTTCAATTTCTTCGTGAGACTTGCGAAGGAGACGCACTTAAGCCACGTCTTCCTTGTTACATCAGACAGTCTCTTCATAGAGAGGATTTACAACGAAGCAATGCTCCAGGGAAGGGCAGAGTACTTCCTAGTGGATGACTTCGAAAGGGAGATCGCCTTAGAATTTCTAAGGTATCAAGGATTGAACGATGAGGAGGCCGAGTTAATATGGAACTACTTCGGCGGAAAGCCCGTTTACCTAGTTGAGGCTCCAAAGCATAAGGACGAATTGAGGAAGTGGTGCGAGAGAATGCTCAGACTTAGGGTTCAGTCCCTCAATGCTCTGATTCATGGAAAAAGGAATTTGGTTAACCTTCTGAAGAAGTCTGAGGATAATGAGAGTATTCCCTTTGACGGCAGGATTGACAGGGCGCTGAAGGAACTCATTAGGGCCAATGTTCTCTTCATAGATCCCTTAAATGGCATCGTAAGGCCACAGGGTAGGCTCGAGTTGTTGGCAATAAGGGAAGTTCTCAAGTGA
- a CDS encoding ATP-binding protein, translating to MMFVNRRRELEFLERKWREKGAQLIIVYGRRRVGKTMLLKEFLKGKRGVYFLATTDSMSENVKELAEKLAKLTGRSYFKEVRDFGRLFLYLAEEMKNERVAVVLDEFQYLMSLEPGILSVIQKLWDEHLKDTEIFLVLCGSSVGMMERTLDYKSPLYGRRTGQWKVEPFDIRGISEMFPERSMEELVKIYAVFGGTPFYLDLVKGLSVEEAIREKVLRKGEVLYEEPEFLLREELREPRIYKLILKGLALGYETLGELVSFTGLERGHLSRYLEILERLDLVDYELPYGKRKRGRYYIKDNFFNFWFRFVYPNLSDLELGLVDEVWSRIERDLNSYYGKMFERLVREMLRLKIINFGQRKVSRWWHRGEEIDAVVELEDSLLFVEVKWSELRGREAKEILRELERKAEHFEGEKRFLLVAKRIEDKGESMIDLRDLEMIIKNGYKLGRLNDQNGDHYGQPR from the coding sequence ATGATGTTCGTGAATAGGAGGAGGGAACTTGAGTTTCTCGAAAGGAAGTGGAGGGAGAAGGGTGCTCAGCTGATAATAGTCTATGGGCGCAGAAGGGTTGGAAAGACTATGCTCCTTAAAGAGTTTCTAAAGGGTAAGAGAGGAGTTTACTTCCTTGCCACAACCGATTCCATGAGCGAAAACGTTAAGGAGTTGGCGGAGAAGCTTGCAAAACTAACTGGAAGGAGTTACTTCAAGGAAGTTAGGGATTTTGGAAGGTTATTCCTTTACCTGGCAGAGGAGATGAAGAACGAGAGGGTTGCCGTCGTTCTGGATGAGTTCCAGTACTTAATGAGCCTCGAACCAGGGATCTTAAGCGTGATCCAAAAGCTTTGGGATGAGCACCTAAAGGACACTGAGATATTCTTGGTGCTCTGTGGATCCTCGGTGGGAATGATGGAGAGGACTCTCGATTACAAAAGTCCTCTCTATGGAAGGAGAACTGGACAATGGAAAGTTGAACCCTTCGATATAAGGGGAATTTCAGAGATGTTTCCCGAGAGAAGCATGGAAGAACTCGTAAAGATCTACGCTGTTTTCGGTGGCACACCCTTCTACCTGGACTTAGTTAAGGGATTGAGCGTTGAAGAGGCGATAAGGGAGAAGGTGCTTAGGAAGGGTGAAGTTCTCTACGAGGAGCCAGAATTCCTCCTGAGGGAAGAGTTAAGGGAACCAAGGATCTACAAGCTAATCCTTAAGGGCCTCGCTTTGGGCTATGAAACCCTTGGAGAGCTCGTGAGCTTCACGGGGCTGGAGAGGGGACATCTCTCAAGGTACTTAGAGATTTTGGAGAGGCTTGATCTCGTTGATTACGAGTTGCCTTACGGAAAGAGGAAGAGGGGGCGCTACTACATCAAGGACAACTTCTTCAACTTCTGGTTCCGATTCGTTTATCCAAACTTATCGGACTTAGAACTTGGACTCGTGGACGAGGTTTGGAGTAGGATAGAGCGTGACCTCAACTCCTATTATGGAAAGATGTTTGAGAGGCTTGTCAGGGAGATGCTCAGGCTTAAGATCATCAACTTTGGGCAGAGAAAGGTTTCAAGGTGGTGGCATCGTGGGGAGGAGATAGATGCTGTCGTTGAGCTTGAAGACTCTCTGCTCTTTGTGGAGGTCAAGTGGAGCGAGCTTAGGGGAAGAGAGGCAAAAGAAATACTCAGGGAACTGGAGAGGAAGGCCGAGCATTTTGAAGGTGAAAAGAGGTTCCTCCTCGTCGCAAAGAGGATTGAGGATAAAGGGGAGAGCATGATCGACCTGAGGGATCTGGAGATGATCATCAAGAATGGTTATAAACTTGGTCGCTTAAATGACCAAAATGGTGACCATTATGGTCAACCTAGATGA
- a CDS encoding AAA family ATPase — MVTIMVNLDDYLVRLMAELPRRFEYARRLRGRFILDELIRRVDNYLEGGKSGTILLPGLRGTGKTTLLGQLYLYILSKTSDVIYLPVDELSLLGFNLYEAIERYTKLFKPERPVILLDEVHYDEKWDLTLKVLHDRMEFLTIATGSSAIKLRESPS; from the coding sequence ATGGTGACCATTATGGTCAACCTAGATGACTATCTTGTGAGGCTCATGGCCGAGCTTCCGAGAAGGTTTGAATACGCGAGAAGACTTAGGGGAAGATTCATCCTCGATGAGCTTATTAGGAGAGTTGATAACTACCTTGAAGGGGGAAAGAGTGGCACAATTCTTCTTCCCGGGCTTAGAGGGACTGGCAAAACCACTTTACTAGGCCAGCTTTACCTTTATATTCTCTCTAAAACCTCCGATGTCATTTATCTTCCAGTGGATGAGCTGAGCCTTCTAGGATTTAATCTTTACGAGGCGATTGAAAGGTACACTAAATTATTTAAGCCTGAAAGGCCAGTTATACTCCTTGATGAGGTTCACTACGATGAAAAATGGGATCTAACCTTAAAGGTTCTCCACGATAGGATGGAGTTCTTGACAATAGCTACAGGATCCTCCGCGATAAAACTTAGAGAAAGCCCATCTTAA